The Pontiella desulfatans sequence GGTTGCTGATGGCGTTGTAGGCGCAGATCATGGACCAGCGAGGCTCCGTACTCCGGTTCTGGTTGGATTTGTGCAGCAGGTTGCAGTGGAAGAAGAGGGTGTCGCCGGGATCGAGTTCCACATGGACCAGCTCGTGGTATTTCATGGCTTCTTCGACAAACCGCATGTCCGCGCCCTTTTGGTCGCCGGTGCTTTGGTGGTCGAGCCGGCCGATGTGGTGGGAACCTTTGAGCACCTGGAGGCATCCGTTTTCCACGGTGGCCTGGTTGATGGCGACCATGCAGCTGATCGCCTTGGGGTAGAGCATGAGGTTGTCGAGGTGCCAGTAGCCGAAATCCTGGTGCCATTCCCACGCGCCGCCGACGAAGGGCTCCTTCATCATGATCTTGGTGCTGGTGTGGTAGGTCGGCTCGCCAATGATGCGCTCGCAGGAATCGACCAACCGGCGACTGCGCGAAAACATGCTATAGAAATCGTCGCCCGTCTTTTGCCAGAGGCAGACCTTGCTGACCGTGCCCGTGGCATCCTTCCGCCGCCATGCGCGCTCATCGAGGCTGTCGTCGCTGAAGGCCGCCTCCTGCAGGCGCGCAATCTCCTCGGGACGGAAGTAGCCCCTGGCAATCACATAGCCGTTTTCGTGGTATTCCTTGATCTGCTCATCCGATAATCCAATGGTTTCCATCGCATGCATCTCCGATTTAATACCACAACGGTACACTAGCTCGGGGAAGATCGTAGCGAAATCCCATGGACCCTTTGGCCAGGTCGGGCGGGATAAAGGGGTGCGGACAATTTGGGCGCGGTGGTTGTAATTCCATGTGGGTCTGCTACCGTTCGAGCATGA is a genomic window containing:
- a CDS encoding phytanoyl-CoA dioxygenase family protein — its product is METIGLSDEQIKEYHENGYVIARGYFRPEEIARLQEAAFSDDSLDERAWRRKDATGTVSKVCLWQKTGDDFYSMFSRSRRLVDSCERIIGEPTYHTSTKIMMKEPFVGGAWEWHQDFGYWHLDNLMLYPKAISCMVAINQATVENGCLQVLKGSHHIGRLDHQSTGDQKGADMRFVEEAMKYHELVHVELDPGDTLFFHCNLLHKSNQNRSTEPRWSMICAYNAISNQAFAENSAVYYPLDRVDDDAILDWKA